In the genome of Oncorhynchus clarkii lewisi isolate Uvic-CL-2024 chromosome 22, UVic_Ocla_1.0, whole genome shotgun sequence, one region contains:
- the LOC139380498 gene encoding conserved oligomeric Golgi complex subunit 3, which produces MLLRMMMASTDHSFLDLTDKETREKLSQWDRRADAMAPLTEKQTDSILDIRAAAETLPIPAELPIEDLCSLTSRSLRSPFTTTVPASTEDVLLKGFQMLDLENERIETAQQFFSWFSKLQTQMDQDEGAKHRKTRDHLNCYQEQCDAILSDVNAALEHLDSLQKQYLFVSNKTGTLHEACEQLLKEQSELVDLAESIQQKLSYFNELENLNTKLNSPTLSVNSEGFIPMLSKLDDCIEYVSSHPNFKDYPVYLAKFKQCLSKAMHFMKTHTVNTMQNLTNQLTKRDPLGLANADNAFTLYYVKFRAAAPKVRTLIEQIEQRSERIPEYHQLLEEIHQCYLDQREQLLSPSITSTITDLTSQNNKDHCALVRSGCAFMVHVCQDEHQLYNEFFSKPTPRLDELLEKLCLSLYDVLRPLIIHVIHLETLSELCGILKNEMLEDHVHNNAGQLGAFDAVVKQMLEDVQERLVYRTHIYIQTDIIGYNPAPGDLAYPEKLEMMEKIAQSLKEEQMKLMAQESSFSDVQLEDPNDRRASNASSIDSSRLQPSISPADLHGMWYPTVRRTLVCLSKLYRCIDRAVFQGLSQEALSACIHSLLKASDVILKNKTQVDGQLFLIKHLLIMREQIAPFHTDFAIKEISLDLKRTRDAAFKMMNPKSVPGFFRLNSHNAILEFLLEGSPEIKEHYIDSKKDVDRHLKFSCEQFIQQQTHLFVGNLEEFLTKVSALKTMAIQGGPTYNLSQQPWAQPAKINDIVMATYRVMKSKLPSTLQSMSLYLANRDTEFILFKPVRNNIQQVFQRLHALLQEEYSGEDLQIIACPSMEQMNLLLSVNK; this is translated from the exons ATGTTGCTGAGAATGATGATGGCGTCTACAGACCATTCTTTTCTGGACCTGACAGATAAAGAAACGCGTGAAAAACTGTCACAGTGGGACCGGCGGGCAGATGCCATGGCTCCCCTGACAGAAAAACAAACGGACTCTATTCTGGATATCCGAGCTGCAGCTGAAACCCTCCCTATTCCCGCAGAG TTGCCCATTGAAGACTTGTGCAGCCTGACATCCCGCTCTTTACGGTCTCCATTTACGACAACTGTACCAGCTTCCACAGAAGATGTCCTGCTCAAGGGCTTTCAGATGCTTGATCTGGAGAATGAGAGGATagagacagcacaacag TTTTTCTCCTGGTTTTCAAAGCTACAGACGCAAATGGATCAAGATGAAGGAGCTAAGCACAG GAAAACGAGAGACCATCTCAATTGTTATCAGGAACAATGCGATGCTATTCTGAGTGACGTGAATGCTGCCCTCGAGCACCTGGACTCTCTGCAGAAGCAGTACCTGTTTGTGTCCAACAAGACAGGCACCCTCCACGAGGCCTGTGAACAGCTCCTTAAAGAACAG TCCGAACTGGTGGATCTGGCTGAGAGCATACAGCAGAAGCTTTCCTATTTCAATGAGTTGGAGAACCTCAACACG AAACTAAACTCACCCACACTGTCTGTAAACAGTGAAGGATTTATACCAATGCTTTCAAAATTGGATGACTGTATAGAGTATGTTTCGTCCCAT CCAAACTTTAAGGACTACCCAGTGTATCTGGCCAAGTTCAAACAATGTCTGTCTAAAGCTATGCACTTCATGAAGACTCACACTGTGAACACTATGCAGAATCTCACCAACCAGTTAACAAAAAGG GATCCATTGGGTTTGGCTAACGCAGACAATGCCTTCACACTGTACTATGTCAAGTTCAGAGCAGCTGCACCCAAAGTCAGA ACACTGATTGAACAAATAGAGCAGAGGTCAGAGAGAATTCCTGA GTACCACCAGCTGTTAGAGGAGATACACCAGTGCTACCTGGACCAGAGAGAGCAGCTCCTCAGCCCCAGCATCACATCCACCATCACAGACCTGACCAGTCAAAACAATAAGGACCACTGTGCATTA GTGCGTAGTGGCTGTGCCTTCATGGTTCACGTCTGTCAGGATGAGCACCAGCTCTACAATGAGTTCTTCTCCAAACCCACGCCCAGACTAGA TGAGCTGCTGGAGAAGCTGTGTCTGTCGCTTTACGACGTCCTGCGGCCACTCATCATCCACGTTATCCACCTGGAGACCCTGTCGGAGCTCTGTGGCATCCTCAAGAATGAGATGCTGGAGGACCACGTCCACAACAACG CTGGTCAGTTGGGGGCCTTTGACGCGGTGGTGAAACAGATGCTGGAGGATGTCCAGGAGAGGCTGGTCTACAGGACACACATCTATATCCAGACTGACATCATCGGATACAACCCCGCCCCCGGGGACCTGGCCTATCCTGAGAAACTGGAGATGATGGAG AAAATTGCCCAGAGCCTGAAGGAAGAGCAGATGAAGCTAATGGCCCAGGAGTCGTCCTTCTCAGACGTGCAGCTTGAAGATCCAAATGACCGGAGAGCCAGTAACGCAA GTAGTATAGACTCGTCCCGCTTGCAGCCATCCATCTCTCCCGCTGACCTGCATGGCATGTGGTACCCCACAGTCAGACGGACGCTGGTCTGCTTGTCCAAGCTCTATAGGTGCATAGAT AGAGCAGTCTTCCAGGGCTTATCGCAAGAGGCCTTGTCTGCCTGCATCCACTCCCTGCTCAAAGCGTCCGATGTCATCCTAAAGAACAAG ACGCAGGTAGACGGTCAGCTGTTTCTGATCAAACACCTGCTGATCATGAGGGAACAGATCGCTCCCTTCCACACAGACTTTGCCATCAAGGAGATCTCTCTGGACCTGAAGAGAACCAGAG ATGCTGCCTTCAAAATGATGAACCCAAAATCTGTTCCTGGTTTCTTCAGACTCAACAGCCACAACGCTATCCTAGAATTTCTATTGGAG GGATCACCGGAGATAAAGGAGCACTACATAGATTCGAAGAAGGACGTGGACCGCCATCTGAAGTTTAGCTGTGAGCAGTTCATCCAGCAGCAGACTCACCTCTTTGTTGGGAATCTGGAGGAGTTTCTCACTAAG GTGTCCGCTCTGAAAACCATGGCAATCCAAGGAGGTCCCACGTACAACCTCTCCCAACAACCTTGGGCACAGCCAG CCAAGATCAACGACATAGTGATGGCTACCTACAGGGTGATGAAGAGCAAGCTGCCAAGCACGTTACAGAGCATGTCCTTGTACCTGGCCAACAGAGACACAGAGTTTATCCTCTTCAAGCCTGTCCGG AACAACATCCAGCAGGTGTTTCAGAGACTGCACGCCTTGCTTCAGGAGGAATACAGTGGCGAGGACCTTCAGATCATCGCTTGCCCTTCTATGGAACAG ATGAACCTGCTGTTGTCTGTGAATAAGTAA